Proteins from a single region of Argopecten irradians isolate NY chromosome 7, Ai_NY, whole genome shotgun sequence:
- the LOC138327116 gene encoding myosin-4-like yields MMTALNQQWNELTTSVKKKGKGKRSAPQTPLVNNNMNAADAIKFSAKALNDMENLLTKLHEMMKSQKEFRELESWVSTSVGAVKTGNTITPEKDSTYVKEGPLSKIKTQMVHFFDEYLTQQADVSSLKQELSRLQQERQDIDAKCHTIEQSHSKLNTDMISKDEEVRSLHELMTGRGQEIDKLKEENDMLLQRQKQSMEAISNLKQQVSDAASMSQENRDLRQTIKRLEQEMIDREGTIQHEQDAKEKLSERFQEEMLSKDEEIKRMKICIENKSKEIEKIEEQKSKLLSRISKEAGAKLTDNNSTICDLSDPNRPTKLAEMFSELYDNEWTEAFEEVLGSQYCTKEMNEKETIGFLLHILSVTNDYCRKHVVLQWKEILDAVCQLSTDESQIPTVLIKDLRNVRKMTAAISAEGVAKRFFESGLSSINHMPEEVGGNLELYTRKCVEVCWLMSTQNPPLSLYKDVKAQDTFQVDLFQFYTCGGTAVDYLVWPALLCEENGNLLRKGVCQGMKIKYYFEIRQHNSQNTTRMSENKQEADIHDPPVKVAGQTDDRAGDDQVDPSNTISSGMTSGQSREQYEDEIQRQRTLIEQQKTKQRELEENIISLNKDNEQLMIRMSKMAGDKLTRNNPGIEDLSDPNRPNLLAQKFGELYDNEWSHALDSLNPNDDGNDKKYIYILAEILEFCYSECESVADQQLLQLEKDCFYLNPQNKVKQKPSDDDLESAKRHLLDAQYSASIFTKTAVIDKVTLGLNRHTKVRDGVQRVPREFREKCIEICWSMVTHAPRMVFKWPDSSKGGKIDHNYFQPYTKTGHDVDFVVWPAMLSCKDGSLLRRGTVQPVEVNK; encoded by the exons ATGATGACCGCTTTAAATCAGCAATGGAATGAATTAACAACTTCTGTGAAGAAGAAAGGCAAAGGGAAGAGATCAGCACCTCAAACGCCCTTGGTGAACAACAACATGAACGCTGCTGATGCTATCAAGTTTTCTGCCAAGGCTTTGAACGATATGGAAAACCTGTTAAC TAAGCTACATGAGATGATGAAAAGCCAGAAGGAGTTCCGAGAACTGGAGTCATGGGTATCAACATCCGTAGGAGCTGTCAAGACAGGGAACACAATAACGCCAGAGAAAGACTCAACTTATGTCAAGGAAGGTCCACTGTCGAAAATCAAAACACAGATGGTTCATTTCTTCGATGAATACCTAAC ACAACAGGCAGACGTTTCTAGTTTAAAACAAGAACTTTCCCGTCTACAGCAAGAAAGACAAGACATTGATGCCAAATGCCATACGATTGAACAGAGTCATTCAAA ATTAAATACGGATATGATATCCAAAGATGAAGAAGTTAGGAGCTTACATGAACTCATGACAGGGCGAGGGCAGGAAATCGATAAACTGAAAGAGGAAAACGACATGCTTCTGCAAAG ACAAAAACAAAGTATGGAGGCTATCTCAAATCTGAAACAGCAAGTGTCAGATGCTGCGTCAATGAGTCAGGAGAATCGGGATCTACGACAAAC TATTAAAAGACTGGAACAAGAAATGATTGATAGAGAAGGAACAATACAGCACGAGCAAGACGCCAAAGAGAAACTTTCAGAAAG aTTCCAGGAAGAAATGTTGTCAAAAGATGAGGAAATCAAACGGATGAAAATCTGTATAGAAAACAAATCCAAAGAAATCGAGAAGATAGAAGAACAAAAAAGCAAGCTGTTGAGCAG AATCAGCAAAGAAGCAGGAGCTAAATTAACAGACAATAACAGTACCATATGTGACCTCAGTGATCCCAACAGACCGACGAAACTGGCCGAGATGTTCAGTGAACTGTACGATAATGAGTGGACGGAAGCGTTTGAGGAGGTGCTCGGTAGTCAGTACTGTACAAAGGAAATGAACGAGAAAGAAACCATTGGTTTCCTGCTGCATATACTTTCC GTTACCAACGATTACTGCAGGAAACATGTAGTTTTACAATGGAAAGAAATCCTGGACGCAGTATGTCAACTATCTACGGAT GAATCGCAGATTCCTACTGTTTTAATCAAAGACTTGCGTAATGTAAGAAAGATGACCGCTGCCATATCTGCCGAGGGTGTAGCCAAG AGGTTCTTCGAGTCGGGACTCTCCAGTATCAACCATATGCCAGAGGAAGTGGGTGGAAACTTAGAACTCTACACCCGGAAGTGCGTAGAAGTATGCTGGCTGATGTCAACTCAGAACCCTCCGTTATCCCTCTACAAAGATGTGAAAGCACAGGACACATTTCAGGTGGACCTGTTTCAATTCTACACATGTGGTGGGACAGCTGTAGACTATCTAGTCTGGCCAGCTTTGTTATGTGAAGAAAACGGCAACCTCCTTCGTAAGGGTGTTTGTCaaggaatgaaaataaaata TTACTTCGAAATCCGGCAACATAATTCTCAGAATACAACCAGGAT GTCTGAGAATAAGCAGGAGGCGGATATACATGATCCGCCAGTAAAGGTCGCTGGTCAGACCGATGATAGAGCCGGGGATGATCAAGTAGATCCAAGTAATACAATCTCCAGTGGCATGACATCAGGTCAGTCGAGAGAACAATATGAAGACGAAATACAGAGACAAAGGACACTGATAGAGCAGCAGAAAACCAAACAACGTGAACTGGaggaaaatattatttctttgaaTAAGGATAATGAACAGTTAATGATAAG AATGAGTAAAATGGCTGGAGACAAACTAACACGAAACAATCCAGGCATCGAGGATCTAAGTGACCCGAACCGACCAAACTTATTGGCTCAAAAGTTCGGCGAACTTTACGATAATGAATGGTCACACGCCTTGGACAGTCTCAACCCAAATGACGATGGCAAcgataaaaagtatatatacatcTTGGCAGAAATACTCGAG TTTTGTTACAGTGAATGTGAAAGTGTTGCGGATCAACAGTTATTACAGTTAGAAAAAGATTGCTTCTATCTTAATCCTCAGAACAAAGTGAAACAG AAACCCAGCGATGACGACCTGGAATCTGCCAAGCGCCATCTTTTGGATGCCCAGTATAGTGCATCTATTTTCACCAAGACGGCTGTTATCGAT AAAGTGACATTGGGCCTAAACAGACATACGAAGGTCAGAGACGGAGTACAAAGGGTACCAAGAGAGTTTAGGGAAAAATGCATTGAGATATGTTGGAGTATGGTAACACATGCGCCACGAATGGTTTTCAAGTGGCCTGATAGCAGCAAGGGAGGCAAGATAGATCACAACTATTTCCAGCCCTACACAAAAACCGGGCATGATGTAGATTTTGTTGTCTGGCCTGCCATGCTGAGCTGTAAGGACGGCTCATTACTGAGGAGAGGGACCGTACAACCTGTAGAAGTTAACAAGTAA
- the LOC138328030 gene encoding glyoxylate reductase/hydroxypyruvate reductase-like: MSARPRVLVSRSAPPAGLDPLKAVCDLWIFPGDDPIPADEFQKQASGVTAIFCHPPDKIDKALLDAAGPSLKVVGTMSVGLDHIDLAECQRRGIKVGNTPDVLTDAVAELTIALLLSAARRLKEGYHFVSTGEKYWENALFLCGHEICKSTIGIVGMGRIGLAVARRLQSFNAAKFLYTGNSKKSCADEVNAEFVSFNKLLESSDFVIACCSINENNKGLFNKAAFKKMKKSAIFVNVTRGVLVNQEDLTEALTSGEIYGAALDVSTPEPLPLDHPLHSLKNCLMTPHIGSATMNARNAMANLTARNILAGINGEDLPSSVL, from the exons ATGTCGGCCCGTCCCCGAGTCCTGGTGTCCCGATCAGCCCCTCCCGCGGGGTTAGATCCCCTAAAGGCTGTGTGTGATCTGTGGATATTTCCCGGAGATGATCCCATCCCGGCGGACGAGTTTCAGAAGCAGGCTTCGGGCGTAACTGCCATCTTCTGTCACCCACCGGATAAGATTGACAAGGCATTACTTGATGCTGCag GACCAAGTCTGAAGGTGGTCGGCACTATGTCCGTCGGTCTTGACCACATTGACCTTGCTGAGTGTCAACGTCGTGGTATCAAGGTCGGTAATACTCCTGATGTATTAACTGATGCTGTGGCCGAACTGACCATAGCTCTTCTACTGTCTGCGGCTCGCAGACTTAAGGAAG GTTACCATTTTGTGTCGACTGGGGAAAAATATTGGGAGAACGCCTTATTTCTTTGCGGACACGAAATATGCAAATCCACCATTGGAATTGTGGGAATGGGTCGCATCGGTTTGGCAGTTGCTAGGCGACTTCAATCTTTCAATGCTGCAAAGTTTCTTTACACAGGAAATAGCAAAAAGTCCTGTGCAGATGAAGTGAATGCAGAGTTCGTGTCCTTTAACAAACTTCTGGAATCCTCTGATTTTGTTATCGCTTGTTGTTCTATCAATGAAAATAACAAAGGTCTCTTCAACAAAgctgcatttaaaaaaatgaagaagTCGGCAATATTTGTCAACGTTACTCGAGGCGTTTTGGTAAACCAGGAGGATTTGACTGAAGCCCTGACCAGTGGTGAGATATATGGCGCTGCACTTGACGTCAGCACTCCTGAACCGCTTCCGCTCGACCACCCTCTACACTCCCTCAAAAACTGTCTGATGACCCCACACATTGGCAGCGCCACCATGAACGCCAGAAACGCCATGGCTAATCTCACAGCCAGGAACATACTAGCAGGAATCAATGGCGAAGATCTCCCGTCCTCGGTCCTATAA